In Microlunatus antarcticus, a single genomic region encodes these proteins:
- a CDS encoding YajQ family cyclic di-GMP-binding protein: MASESSFDIVSKVDRQEVDNALNQAAKEIRQRFDFKNTEASIVWSGESIEMEAVSEERVKAVLDVFESKLVRRGVSLKSLDAGEPRSSGKIYKITATTTEGISTENAKKVAKLIRDEGPKTVKTQIQGEELRVSSKSRDDLQAAQNLVKGADYDFAVQFTNYR; the protein is encoded by the coding sequence GTGGCTTCGGAGAGCTCGTTCGACATCGTCAGCAAGGTCGACCGTCAAGAGGTCGACAACGCCCTCAACCAGGCGGCCAAGGAGATCCGGCAACGCTTCGACTTCAAGAACACCGAGGCGTCGATCGTCTGGTCGGGCGAGTCGATCGAGATGGAGGCCGTCTCGGAGGAACGCGTGAAGGCGGTGCTGGACGTGTTCGAGTCCAAGCTCGTCCGTCGCGGCGTCAGCCTCAAGTCGCTCGACGCCGGCGAGCCCCGGTCCTCCGGCAAGATCTACAAGATCACCGCCACGACGACCGAGGGCATCAGCACCGAGAACGCCAAGAAGGTCGCCAAGCTGATCCGCGACGAGGGTCCCAAGACCGTCAAGACCCAGATCCAGGGCGAGGAGCTGCGCGTGAGCAGCAAGAGCCGCGACGACCTGCAGGCCGCGCAGAACCTGGTCAAGGGCGCCGACTACGACTTCGCCGTGCAGTTCACCAACTACCGCTGA
- the nusG gene encoding transcription termination/antitermination protein NusG — MDLDFGGSSTAAATNDDIDLDFAGGTAPAEPETDDIDLNFGAADEADDEEEAADGEEDLGAVALESFRGELRAKFGDWYVIHTYSGMENRVQQNLENRVSSLNMEDYIFEIVVPTEEVTEIRNGQRKQVRRTVLPGYVLVRMDLTDESWSTVRHTPSVTGFVGHSNSPVPLSLDEVEKMLAPAVIAAATAGSDTPSKRKKKVEVADFEVGDSVMVVDGPFAGVHATITEINVNNQRLKALVEILGRETPVDLTFPQIQKT; from the coding sequence ATCGACCTCGACTTCGGCGGCTCGAGCACCGCTGCTGCCACCAACGACGACATCGACCTCGACTTCGCCGGCGGCACCGCCCCGGCCGAGCCCGAGACCGACGACATCGACCTGAACTTCGGCGCGGCGGACGAGGCCGACGACGAGGAGGAGGCGGCCGACGGCGAGGAGGACCTCGGCGCGGTCGCGCTGGAGTCGTTCCGCGGCGAGCTCCGCGCGAAGTTCGGCGACTGGTACGTCATCCACACCTACTCCGGCATGGAGAACCGTGTGCAGCAGAACCTCGAGAACCGCGTGTCCTCCCTCAACATGGAGGACTACATCTTCGAGATCGTGGTCCCCACCGAAGAGGTCACCGAGATCCGCAACGGCCAGCGCAAGCAGGTCCGCCGCACGGTGCTCCCCGGCTACGTGCTCGTCCGCATGGACCTCACCGACGAGTCCTGGTCGACGGTCCGGCACACGCCGTCCGTCACCGGCTTCGTCGGCCACTCGAACTCGCCGGTCCCGCTGAGCCTCGACGAGGTGGAGAAGATGCTGGCCCCGGCCGTCATCGCCGCCGCGACCGCCGGCTCGGACACGCCGTCGAAGCGCAAGAAGAAGGTCGAGGTCGCCGACTTCGAGGTCGGGGACTCGGTCATGGTCGTCGACGGCCCGTTCGCGGGCGTGCACGCCACCATCACGGAGATCAACGTCAACAACCAGCGCCTCAAGGCGCTGGTCGAGATCCTCGGTCGCGAGACCCCGGTCGACCTGACCTTCCCCCAGATCCAGAAGACCTAG
- the treZ gene encoding malto-oligosyltrehalose trehalohydrolase codes for MSIPQFAVWAPVPSAVTLHIRPVGGTATTVPMVRDAEGWWTVDGPLPAGHSGQPGVGEFDYGYELDGSGEVRPDPRSRRQPDGVHGWSRTYDPFAFAWTDQRWTGRQLPGGVIYEMHVGTFTEAGTLEAAIERLDHLVELGVDFVEIMPVNDFNGIWNWGYDGVLWFAVHEAYGGPEGYQRFVDACHARDLGVIQDVVYNHMGPSGNYLPEFGPYLNAGGTNTWGESPNLDGEDSDEVRAYIVDNVHQWLRDYHVDGLRLDAVHALHDTRATHILEEMAIEAEVLSAFVGRPLTLIAESDLNDPRLITSREGGGYGLTGQWSDDFHHALYVSLTGDTSGYYADFDSLEALGKVTEAGFFHTGTRSTFRGRSHGSPIDTLRTPTWRLVVCSDNHDQIGNRATGERLSSRLSGDQLAIAAVVTLLSPFTPMIFMGEEWGASTPWRFFTAHPEPELAEAVREGRKEEFKAMDWDPANVSDPQDPATFTSSKLDWAEPEQAAHAELLALYRRLLEIRRSLPAFTDPRFDAGHARSDDDEHWLVLTRDDAAIVVNFGSEPAEVHLEQAATTTLLQVGQVEVDGTTVRLGPTSALVTQVELPNLPTSFTPGG; via the coding sequence GTGAGCATCCCTCAGTTCGCCGTCTGGGCCCCCGTGCCCAGCGCGGTGACCCTGCACATCCGCCCCGTGGGCGGCACCGCCACCACCGTGCCGATGGTGCGCGACGCCGAGGGCTGGTGGACCGTGGACGGACCGCTGCCCGCCGGCCACTCGGGCCAGCCCGGCGTGGGCGAGTTCGACTACGGCTACGAGCTCGACGGCTCCGGTGAGGTCCGTCCCGACCCGCGCTCGCGCCGCCAGCCCGACGGCGTGCACGGCTGGTCGCGGACGTACGACCCCTTCGCCTTCGCGTGGACCGACCAGCGCTGGACCGGTCGGCAGCTGCCCGGCGGCGTGATCTACGAGATGCACGTCGGCACCTTCACCGAGGCCGGGACCCTCGAGGCCGCGATCGAGCGGCTCGACCACCTGGTCGAGCTCGGGGTCGACTTCGTCGAGATCATGCCGGTCAACGACTTCAACGGCATCTGGAACTGGGGCTACGACGGCGTCCTCTGGTTCGCGGTGCACGAGGCGTACGGCGGTCCCGAGGGCTACCAGCGCTTCGTCGACGCCTGCCACGCCCGCGACCTCGGGGTCATCCAGGACGTCGTCTACAACCACATGGGCCCGAGCGGGAACTACCTGCCCGAGTTCGGCCCGTACCTCAACGCCGGCGGCACCAACACCTGGGGCGAGTCCCCGAACCTCGACGGCGAGGACTCCGACGAGGTCCGCGCGTACATCGTCGACAACGTCCACCAGTGGCTGCGCGACTACCACGTCGACGGTCTGCGGCTCGACGCCGTGCACGCGCTGCACGACACCCGCGCGACCCACATCCTCGAGGAGATGGCGATCGAGGCCGAGGTGCTGAGCGCCTTCGTCGGCCGTCCCCTCACCCTGATCGCCGAGTCCGACCTCAACGACCCGCGCCTGATCACCTCCCGCGAGGGCGGCGGCTACGGGCTGACCGGGCAGTGGAGCGACGACTTCCACCACGCCCTGTACGTGAGCCTGACCGGGGACACGAGCGGCTACTACGCCGACTTCGACTCCCTCGAGGCCCTCGGCAAGGTCACCGAGGCGGGCTTCTTCCACACGGGCACGCGCAGCACGTTCCGCGGTCGCAGCCACGGCAGCCCCATCGACACCCTCCGGACGCCGACCTGGCGCCTGGTCGTCTGCTCCGACAACCACGACCAGATCGGCAACCGGGCGACGGGGGAGCGGCTCTCCTCCCGGCTGTCCGGCGACCAGCTCGCGATCGCCGCGGTCGTCACCCTGCTCAGCCCGTTCACGCCGATGATCTTCATGGGCGAGGAGTGGGGCGCGAGCACGCCGTGGCGCTTCTTCACCGCGCACCCCGAGCCCGAGCTCGCCGAGGCGGTCCGGGAGGGGCGCAAGGAAGAGTTCAAGGCGATGGACTGGGACCCGGCCAACGTCTCCGACCCCCAGGACCCCGCCACCTTCACCTCCTCCAAGCTCGACTGGGCCGAGCCCGAGCAGGCGGCGCACGCCGAGCTGCTGGCGCTCTACCGCCGGCTGCTGGAGATCCGCCGCTCGCTCCCGGCCTTCACTGACCCGCGCTTCGACGCGGGCCACGCGCGTTCCGACGACGACGAGCACTGGCTGGTGCTGACCCGCGACGACGCCGCCATCGTGGTCAACTTCGGGTCCGAGCCGGCCGAGGTGCACCTCGAGCAGGCCGCCACGACCACGCTCCTGCAGGTCGGCCAGGTCGAGGTCGACGGGACGACGGTCCGCCTCGGTCCGACGAGCGCGCTCGTGACCCAGGTCGAGCTCCCGAACCTGCCGACCTCGTTCACGCCCGGCGGCTGA
- a CDS encoding dienelactone hydrolase family protein, whose translation MKTTERRVTIPGAGVEIQAVVVEPVGPPARCGVVYYTDIFQITESTLRTARRLAAEGFVVYLPEIYPRELAGVALEFDDAGKAAGLAGAAHTRTAEFDADRAAVLAHLADREDLDTIVAAGFCLGGHLAFRAAFDPRVSATVCFYPTGLHDGSLGADVADSLDRAAEIEGRLMVIFGSADPHVPATARLRTVEALYAAGHEDLELHVFQGGEHAFMRDVGPRHDPELTDRALAEAVSFLRGRS comes from the coding sequence GTGAAGACCACGGAGCGGCGCGTGACGATCCCGGGAGCGGGAGTCGAGATCCAGGCGGTGGTCGTCGAGCCGGTCGGGCCACCGGCCCGGTGCGGCGTCGTCTACTACACCGACATCTTCCAGATCACGGAGTCGACGCTGCGGACCGCACGCCGCCTGGCGGCGGAGGGCTTCGTGGTCTACCTGCCGGAGATCTACCCGCGCGAGCTCGCCGGGGTGGCCCTGGAGTTCGACGACGCCGGCAAGGCCGCCGGCCTCGCCGGGGCGGCGCACACGAGGACCGCGGAGTTCGACGCCGACCGCGCCGCGGTCCTGGCCCACCTCGCCGATCGCGAGGACCTCGACACGATCGTCGCGGCGGGGTTCTGCCTCGGCGGGCACCTCGCCTTCCGGGCCGCGTTCGACCCGCGGGTATCCGCGACGGTCTGCTTCTACCCCACCGGGCTGCACGACGGCTCGCTCGGCGCCGACGTCGCCGACTCCCTGGACCGGGCCGCCGAGATCGAGGGGCGGCTGATGGTGATCTTCGGCAGCGCGGACCCGCACGTCCCGGCGACCGCCCGGCTGCGGACGGTCGAGGCCCTGTACGCGGCGGGGCACGAGGACCTCGAGCTGCACGTCTTCCAAGGCGGCGAGCACGCCTTCATGCGCGACGTCGGCCCCCGGCACGACCCCGAGCTCACCGACCGGGCGCTCGCCGAGGCGGTCTCGTTCCTCCGCGGGCGTTCCTGA
- the rpmG gene encoding 50S ribosomal protein L33: MAKSSDVRPKITLACTECKERNYITKKNRRNDPDRLELKKFCPRDRRHTIHRETR, encoded by the coding sequence ATGGCCAAGTCCTCGGACGTCCGACCGAAGATCACGCTCGCCTGCACGGAGTGCAAGGAGCGGAACTACATCACCAAGAAGAACCGGCGCAACGACCCCGACCGGCTCGAGCTGAAGAAGTTCTGCCCGCGCGACCGTCGCCACACCATCCACCGCGAGACCCGCTGA
- a CDS encoding long-chain-fatty-acid--CoA ligase, protein MTATSGPTKTSGATGGQVNLAHWVHDRATSSPDKVAVRQGDVELTYAGLDAASAAFADQLRGLGVAPGDRVAMIVPNVLAFPVAYYAILRAGAVVVPMNPLLKAGEVAYTWSDCGARVAVVFALFAETARTAAETTGTRVVVVGPDDLGAPDEPADPTDGSALAVVEREPTDTAVILYTSGTTGRPKGAELSFANLRSNTLACVETLFLNGPDDVLFGGLPLFHSFGQTCALNASVAGGSCLTLLPRFAPREALATVARDGVTVFLGVPTMYMALLAAAQADPALAGQAATVRFAVSGGSSLPVEVLRGAEETFGLRVLEGYGLSETSPVASFNHPDRPSRAGSVGVAIRGVELALGRPPQEDEADSPDASVDLLDGDDPDAIGEILVRGENVMLGYWANPEATAEAVRGGWFHTGDLARRDADGFYFIVDRVKDLIIRNGFNVYPREVEEVLYAHPAVAEAAVVGMPDPLRGEEVGALVQLREGAEVGEDELRDFVAERVAAFKYPRVIRFGPVPKGPTGKILKREIHLRG, encoded by the coding sequence GTGACTGCGACGTCGGGGCCCACCAAGACCAGCGGCGCGACGGGGGGTCAGGTCAACCTGGCCCACTGGGTGCACGACCGCGCGACGAGCAGCCCGGACAAGGTGGCGGTCCGGCAGGGCGACGTCGAGCTGACCTACGCGGGGCTGGACGCCGCGTCGGCCGCCTTCGCCGACCAGCTCCGGGGCCTGGGCGTCGCCCCGGGGGACCGGGTCGCCATGATCGTGCCCAACGTCCTCGCCTTCCCTGTCGCCTACTACGCCATCCTCCGCGCCGGCGCGGTCGTGGTGCCGATGAACCCGCTGCTCAAGGCGGGCGAGGTCGCGTACACGTGGTCGGACTGCGGGGCGCGCGTGGCGGTCGTGTTCGCGCTGTTCGCCGAGACGGCACGCACGGCGGCGGAGACGACGGGCACGCGGGTCGTCGTCGTCGGGCCGGACGACCTCGGGGCGCCCGACGAGCCAGCTGACCCGACTGACGGGAGCGCGCTCGCCGTCGTCGAGCGCGAGCCCACCGACACCGCCGTCATCCTCTACACGTCGGGCACGACGGGCCGGCCCAAGGGGGCCGAGCTCAGCTTCGCCAACCTGCGCTCCAACACGCTGGCCTGCGTCGAGACCCTCTTCCTGAACGGTCCGGACGACGTGCTCTTCGGCGGGCTGCCGCTCTTCCACTCCTTTGGCCAGACCTGCGCGCTGAACGCCTCCGTCGCCGGCGGCTCCTGCCTGACCCTGCTGCCGCGGTTCGCCCCGCGCGAGGCGCTCGCGACCGTGGCCCGGGACGGCGTGACCGTGTTCCTCGGCGTGCCGACCATGTACATGGCCCTGCTGGCCGCCGCGCAGGCCGACCCGGCGTTGGCGGGCCAGGCCGCGACGGTCCGGTTCGCGGTGTCCGGCGGCTCCTCGCTGCCCGTCGAGGTCCTGCGCGGGGCCGAGGAGACCTTCGGCCTCCGGGTGCTCGAGGGCTACGGGCTCTCGGAGACCTCGCCCGTGGCGTCCTTCAACCACCCGGACCGGCCCAGCCGGGCGGGCTCGGTCGGCGTCGCCATCCGCGGCGTGGAGCTCGCGCTCGGCCGGCCTCCGCAGGAGGACGAGGCGGACAGTCCCGACGCGTCGGTCGACCTGCTCGACGGGGACGACCCGGACGCGATCGGGGAGATCCTGGTCCGCGGCGAGAACGTCATGCTCGGCTACTGGGCCAACCCCGAGGCCACGGCCGAGGCGGTGCGGGGCGGCTGGTTCCACACCGGCGACCTGGCCCGCCGCGACGCCGACGGCTTCTACTTCATCGTCGACCGGGTCAAGGACCTGATCATCCGCAACGGCTTCAACGTCTACCCCCGCGAGGTCGAGGAGGTGCTGTACGCGCACCCGGCCGTGGCGGAGGCGGCGGTCGTCGGCATGCCCGACCCGCTCCGCGGCGAGGAGGTCGGCGCGCTCGTCCAGCTGCGCGAGGGCGCCGAGGTCGGCGAGGACGAGCTGCGCGACTTCGTCGCCGAGCGCGTGGCCGCGTTCAAGTACCCCCGCGTGATCCGCTTCGGCCCCGTGCCCAAGGGCCCGACCGGCAAGATCCTCAAGCGCGAGATCCACCTGCGGGGCTGA
- a CDS encoding UDP-N-acetylmuramate dehydrogenase: MSAAVLGGLVARHDEPLAAHTTLRVGGPARDLVEVTSERELVEVVRALDAAGEPVLVLGGGSNVLVGDAGFDGTVVLVATRGVDQDVASCSGAVVSVAAGEPWDPFVALTVANGWSGLEALSGIPGSVGASPIQNVGAYGAEVGQLITTVRTLDRSTGKVRTLFAVECGFGYRTSVLKRDPGRYVVLDVTFQLKLGSLSAPVRYAELARVLGVEVGVRAPAAEVREAVLSLRRSKGMVLDDADPDTWSAGSFFTNPVLDPTGAQALPADAPRYPQPDGRVKTSAAWLIEHAGFGRGWGDGPARVSTKHTLALTNRGTARSADVVALARAVRDGVGRTFGITLEPEPVLVGCTL, from the coding sequence GTGAGCGCGGCGGTGCTGGGCGGCCTCGTGGCCCGTCACGACGAGCCGCTGGCCGCGCACACCACGCTGCGGGTCGGGGGACCGGCCCGCGACCTCGTCGAGGTGACCTCCGAGCGCGAGCTCGTCGAGGTCGTCCGCGCCCTCGACGCCGCGGGCGAGCCGGTGCTCGTGCTCGGCGGCGGCTCGAACGTGCTGGTGGGGGACGCGGGCTTCGACGGGACCGTCGTGCTCGTGGCGACCCGCGGAGTCGACCAGGACGTCGCGTCCTGCTCCGGCGCCGTGGTGTCCGTCGCGGCCGGCGAGCCCTGGGACCCGTTCGTCGCCCTCACCGTGGCGAACGGCTGGAGTGGCCTGGAGGCCCTGTCGGGCATCCCCGGCTCCGTCGGCGCGAGCCCGATCCAGAACGTCGGGGCGTACGGCGCGGAGGTCGGTCAGCTCATCACCACCGTCCGGACGCTCGACCGCAGCACCGGGAAGGTCCGGACGCTCTTCGCCGTGGAGTGCGGCTTCGGCTACCGGACCTCCGTGCTCAAGCGGGACCCGGGCCGCTACGTCGTGCTGGACGTGACGTTCCAGCTCAAGCTCGGCTCGCTCTCGGCGCCCGTCCGCTACGCCGAGCTCGCCCGCGTGCTCGGCGTCGAGGTCGGGGTCCGCGCGCCCGCCGCCGAGGTCCGCGAGGCGGTGCTGTCGCTGCGCCGCTCGAAGGGCATGGTCCTCGACGACGCCGACCCCGACACCTGGAGCGCCGGCTCGTTCTTCACCAACCCGGTGCTCGACCCGACCGGGGCCCAGGCCCTGCCCGCCGACGCTCCCCGTTACCCCCAGCCCGACGGGCGGGTGAAGACGAGCGCGGCCTGGCTGATCGAGCACGCCGGCTTCGGCCGCGGGTGGGGCGACGGTCCCGCGCGCGTCTCGACGAAGCACACGCTGGCCCTGACCAACCGGGGCACGGCACGCTCGGCCGACGTCGTCGCGCTGGCCCGCGCCGTGCGCGACGGGGTCGGGCGGACCTTCGGCATCACCCTCGAGCCCGAGCCCGTGCTCGTCGGCTGCACGCTCTGA
- a CDS encoding aminotransferase class I/II-fold pyridoxal phosphate-dependent enzyme: MRLADLSHDDLLALHAEQTTAYEALVAQGLKLDLTRGKPSAAQLDLSNELLSLPGAGRYTDASGVDCRNYGGTQGLVEVREIFAPLLGIPVAQLVAGDNASLSIMHDTLVFSLLLGTTDGPRWVDGPAKFLCPVPGYDRHFALCEAYGIEMVPVELGPDGPDLDEVRRLVADDPSIKGMWVVPTYANPDGAVYSEAVTRALVEMPTAAPDFRIFWDNAYAVHHLTDDERPAVDVLGLAAAAGHPDRVFVFASSSKITFAGAGVSFFGSSPANVAWYLGHLSKRTIGPDKVNHLRHALFLRDAEGVRELMRAHRAILRPKFDQVEEILAKRLGELDLATWTDPEGGYFISLDVPDGTASRVVALAKGAGIAMTGAGAAFPYGRDPRDRNIRIAPSMPTPDDVAAAIDGLATCVLLAAAEQRLAV; the protein is encoded by the coding sequence ATGCGTCTCGCCGACCTGTCCCACGACGACCTGCTCGCCCTGCACGCGGAGCAGACGACCGCGTACGAGGCCCTGGTCGCCCAGGGGCTGAAGCTCGACCTCACCCGCGGTAAGCCCTCGGCCGCGCAGCTCGACCTGTCGAACGAGCTGCTCAGCCTCCCGGGTGCCGGCCGCTACACCGACGCCTCGGGCGTCGACTGCCGCAACTACGGCGGGACCCAGGGGCTGGTCGAGGTCCGTGAGATCTTCGCGCCGCTGCTCGGCATCCCGGTCGCCCAGCTCGTCGCGGGGGACAACGCGAGCCTGTCGATCATGCACGACACCCTGGTCTTCAGCCTGCTGCTCGGCACGACCGACGGCCCGCGCTGGGTCGACGGACCGGCGAAGTTCCTGTGCCCCGTGCCCGGCTACGACCGGCACTTCGCGCTCTGCGAGGCCTACGGCATCGAGATGGTCCCGGTCGAGCTCGGCCCGGACGGCCCCGACCTCGACGAGGTCCGCCGCCTCGTCGCCGACGACCCGAGCATCAAGGGCATGTGGGTCGTGCCGACCTACGCCAACCCCGACGGCGCCGTCTACTCCGAGGCGGTCACCCGGGCGCTGGTCGAGATGCCGACCGCGGCGCCCGACTTCCGGATCTTCTGGGACAACGCGTACGCCGTCCACCACCTCACCGACGACGAGCGTCCCGCGGTCGACGTGCTCGGCCTCGCCGCGGCCGCCGGGCACCCCGACCGGGTGTTCGTCTTCGCCTCGAGCTCCAAGATCACCTTCGCCGGTGCGGGTGTCTCGTTCTTCGGCAGCAGCCCCGCGAACGTGGCCTGGTACCTCGGCCACCTGAGCAAGCGGACCATCGGCCCGGACAAGGTCAACCACCTGCGGCACGCGCTCTTCCTGCGCGACGCCGAGGGGGTGCGCGAGCTGATGCGCGCGCACCGCGCGATCCTGCGGCCGAAGTTCGACCAGGTCGAGGAGATCCTGGCCAAGCGGCTCGGCGAGCTGGACCTCGCGACCTGGACCGACCCCGAGGGCGGCTACTTCATCAGCCTCGACGTGCCGGACGGCACCGCCAGCCGGGTCGTCGCCCTGGCCAAGGGCGCGGGCATCGCCATGACCGGGGCGGGCGCCGCGTTCCCGTACGGCCGCGACCCCCGAGACCGGAACATCCGCATCGCGCCCTCCATGCCGACCCCGGACGACGTCGCCGCCGCGATCGACGGGCTCGCCACCTGCGTGCTCCTCGCCGCCGCGGAGCAGCGCCTCGCGGTCTGA
- the secE gene encoding preprotein translocase subunit SecE: MPSGPSSDAEDLPPELAEADADDASDEARTEPDDLDAAPAELETAGVGAAATGTGATLPEKRKAGTSPKGTPTAKRDVEETEKRTTPVAFVQQSVGELRKVVYPTGQQLGNYFVVVLVFVLFIIALVSLLDLGIGKLVFAIFS; this comes from the coding sequence GTGCCCTCTGGGCCTTCGTCGGACGCCGAAGACCTGCCTCCCGAGCTCGCCGAGGCTGACGCCGACGACGCGTCGGACGAGGCCCGCACCGAGCCCGACGACCTCGACGCGGCTCCGGCCGAGCTCGAGACGGCTGGCGTCGGAGCAGCCGCGACCGGCACCGGCGCGACCCTCCCCGAGAAGCGCAAGGCCGGCACCTCCCCCAAGGGGACGCCCACGGCCAAGCGTGACGTCGAGGAGACGGAGAAGCGCACCACGCCCGTCGCCTTCGTGCAGCAGTCCGTCGGCGAGCTCCGCAAGGTCGTCTACCCGACCGGGCAGCAGCTCGGCAACTACTTCGTGGTCGTGCTGGTCTTCGTGCTGTTCATCATCGCGCTCGTGAGCCTGCTCGACCTGGGCATCGGCAAGCTGGTCTTCGCGATCTTCAGCTGA
- a CDS encoding MaoC/PaaZ C-terminal domain-containing protein, with the protein MSGPVVEVGAALPPLTLHVTRETLVRYAGASGDFNPIHFSDHAATDLGLPGVIAHGMLTMGLAVRAVTDWAGPGARLVSYGVRFTRPVPVPDDGVGAELLVAATVTAVDAETVTVTLDATCDGEKVLGAARVVLAGGPA; encoded by the coding sequence GTGAGCGGCCCCGTCGTCGAGGTGGGCGCGGCCCTGCCCCCGCTCACCCTCCACGTCACCCGCGAGACGCTCGTCCGCTACGCCGGCGCGTCGGGCGACTTCAACCCGATCCACTTCTCCGACCACGCCGCGACGGACCTCGGGCTCCCCGGGGTGATCGCCCACGGGATGCTGACGATGGGCCTGGCCGTCCGGGCGGTCACCGACTGGGCCGGCCCCGGCGCCCGCCTCGTCTCGTACGGCGTGCGGTTCACCAGGCCCGTCCCGGTGCCCGACGACGGCGTCGGCGCCGAGCTGCTCGTCGCCGCGACCGTGACGGCGGTCGACGCCGAGACCGTGACCGTGACGCTCGACGCGACCTGCGACGGCGAGAAGGTGCTGGGCGCCGCCCGGGTCGTCCTGGCCGGAGGACCCGCGTGA
- the rplK gene encoding 50S ribosomal protein L11, whose translation MPPKKKVAALVKVALNAGSATPAPPVGTALGPHGVNIMEFVKAYNAATEAQRGTVIPVEITIYEDRSFTFITKTPPAAELIKKAAGIAKGSGVPQTTKVGKLTRNQVREIAETKLPDLNANDVDAAMKIVEGTARSMGVTVDK comes from the coding sequence ATGCCTCCCAAGAAGAAGGTCGCCGCGCTCGTCAAGGTCGCGCTCAACGCCGGCTCCGCGACGCCCGCCCCGCCCGTCGGTACCGCTCTCGGTCCGCACGGCGTGAACATCATGGAGTTCGTCAAGGCGTACAACGCCGCGACGGAAGCCCAGCGTGGCACCGTGATCCCGGTCGAGATCACGATCTACGAGGACCGCTCGTTCACGTTCATCACGAAGACCCCGCCGGCCGCCGAGCTGATCAAGAAGGCCGCCGGCATCGCCAAGGGGTCGGGCGTCCCGCAGACCACCAAGGTCGGCAAGCTCACCCGCAACCAGGTGCGCGAGATCGCCGAGACGAAGCTCCCGGACCTGAACGCGAACGACGTCGACGCCGCGATGAAGATCGTCGAGGGCACCGCCCGTTCCATGGGCGTCACCGTCGACAAGTAG
- a CDS encoding sirohydrochlorin chelatase, with protein sequence MTYPYEPSAPAGGSSVSGAHPAGVPVIGLAHGSRHPRGADAIEALMIAVGAAAGVPAHAAYLDLAQPDLAAVVEQLAAEGHRRAVVVPLLFTAAFHATVDVPDAVTEAAEAHGVELVVSDILGTGDDIAAVLRGALDGAGVSGDDDALLFAVGSSRPEANAAVADLAARLADGRRGDVRAAFGTCAPRVADVLEDLTAPVALWPLFLADGLLLDPLRRLADERGWTLVEPLGAQAAPLVLARYAAARDRQPGVLV encoded by the coding sequence ATGACGTACCCGTACGAGCCGTCCGCACCCGCGGGCGGCTCGTCCGTTTCCGGAGCCCATCCGGCCGGCGTCCCGGTCATCGGCCTGGCGCACGGCAGCCGCCACCCGCGCGGCGCCGACGCGATCGAGGCGCTGATGATCGCCGTGGGAGCCGCGGCCGGCGTCCCCGCGCACGCCGCCTACCTCGACCTGGCGCAGCCCGACCTCGCGGCCGTGGTCGAGCAGCTCGCCGCCGAGGGCCACCGACGCGCCGTCGTCGTCCCGCTCCTCTTCACCGCCGCGTTCCACGCGACCGTCGACGTCCCCGACGCCGTGACCGAGGCCGCGGAGGCCCACGGCGTCGAGCTCGTCGTGTCCGACATCCTGGGCACCGGCGACGACATCGCGGCCGTCCTGCGTGGCGCGCTCGACGGAGCCGGGGTCAGCGGCGACGACGACGCCCTGCTCTTCGCCGTCGGCTCCTCGAGGCCCGAGGCCAACGCGGCCGTTGCTGATCTGGCCGCCCGGCTGGCCGACGGACGTCGTGGTGACGTCCGCGCCGCCTTCGGAACCTGCGCCCCGCGGGTCGCCGACGTGCTCGAGGACCTCACCGCGCCGGTCGCGCTCTGGCCGCTCTTCCTCGCCGACGGGCTCCTGCTCGACCCGCTGCGCCGGCTGGCCGACGAACGCGGCTGGACCCTGGTCGAGCCGCTGGGCGCCCAGGCCGCGCCGCTCGTGCTGGCGCGCTACGCCGCCGCCCGGGACCGTCAGCCCGGCGTCCTAGTCTGA
- a CDS encoding FAS1-like dehydratase domain-containing protein, with amino-acid sequence MPITPDHAGRTYEPTPAYEVTRGKVAEFAAALGTPLVEGNGPVVAPPTFGAVVTGPAWDVLFTDPELGLQLRRVVHADQQFRYHRPLEPGDVVTATLSIAKVRVRGATEIITTSVDVRDAVEQTVLVADATFVHSREAAA; translated from the coding sequence GTGCCCATCACCCCCGACCACGCCGGCAGGACGTACGAGCCGACGCCCGCGTACGAGGTCACCCGCGGCAAGGTCGCAGAGTTCGCGGCCGCGCTCGGCACGCCGCTGGTCGAGGGGAACGGTCCGGTCGTGGCCCCTCCGACCTTCGGCGCCGTCGTCACCGGCCCGGCGTGGGACGTCCTCTTCACCGACCCCGAGCTCGGGCTGCAGCTCCGCCGGGTCGTCCACGCCGACCAGCAGTTCCGCTACCACCGACCGCTCGAGCCCGGCGACGTCGTCACCGCCACGCTGAGCATCGCCAAGGTGCGTGTGCGCGGCGCGACCGAGATCATCACGACGTCGGTCGACGTCCGCGACGCCGTCGAGCAGACCGTCCTCGTGGCGGACGCCACGTTCGTGCACAGCCGCGAGGCGGCGGCGTGA